In Flavobacterium sp. GSB-24, the genomic window CATCATTTAATCTTTCTCCAATTGTGAACGTCGCTTCAATATTCTCACTTTGACTTAAAAGCTCAATGATTTCATTATTCATCTTAGAAAGGGAAGTATTATTTGTTAAAAATTTTAGGTGATTGATGTATTGTATTAAGGTTTCTCTTATAACTGGATTTTTCGCGGAAATTTCAACACACCTTTCCAGCCAGCTTATTATAGTATGACTATACGAAACTGTTGTATAATTAGAGTCTTGCGCACTATTATCAGAGGCATCATCTCCAAATAATGTTAGGTAGAAGAGTTTATAATCCTCGAAATTATTCTTAGCATATGTTTCGTATCTCTTTAATTGATCTTTTTGATCATTAGCATAAATTTTATTTTCGATTACAAGACATTGATCATTGTTTTTAATTAGAATGTCTATTCTTCCTAACTCTCCAATTGAAAATTCGGGAATTACTTTTATGTTATTAAGAGAAAAGTGATAATCTTCAGATAATAAATTTTCTTTTTTTAAAATTTTTAGAAACGCTATGAAAAATTTATTGCCGAAATTATGAGATGAATTATTACTTAAAAGCTCTGTTAAAATTGCCGAATGCGTTACTTCGTAATGATTAACTCCACAAATTCTAAAGATATTAAATCTTTCTTCTGATGATAGGACAGAAATCTCTTTTTGATATTTATTAAGGATTTTTATTTTCTCTAATAATTGTAGCATTTTCTTTTTATTATAATATTGATTTGTAAGCATTGAGTACATGAGCGGGACACATGCGCCAGCAGGGGATCGTCTTGCTTATGTATTTTTTTGGTTTTGTACATTTGGAATACTCACATTACCAGAAATAAACTATAATTTTAGTTTCCATCCTTTGTCAACTAATTGATCTTTAATATATTTTTTTGGATCTTCATAATATTTTTCACCAATTATTTTTTCTTCTAATTCCTTTTTTAAACTTAATAATTTATAATTATCTGGGTCAGATTTCAACCCGAAAGAACAAATTTCTAAAGCCTTTTTATTATCACGAATATTATTTCGATAATTTATAGCATTATTAAATGCAGCTATAGAATTAGAATGGATTTGCGAAGATGTTAGTTCTTCATTTCGATGGTAAGATTTTTCGAAATATTCATTTGCTATTTTTGCTAGTTCAATTCGTGTTTGTTTACTTGATGTAAAACTTGTTTTGGTTGCTTTATATGTATATGCTTGTGCTAGTCCTAAGCAAACTCTTTGGTCTTTATCATCTAATTGATAAGCTTTCAAAAAATAAGCTATACTATTGTTTACGATTTCTTTAGCATTTTTTGGCTTACCAAATCTGCTTTTAAATTCTAAATAACCAAGTTCAATATAGGCTTCTAAAAAGGTGTCATCAATTTCTGTAGCTAATTTAAATTCTTTTTTTGATCTCTCATATGAATCGCTATAAATACCGTTTTCTTCTATTTTTCCCTTTATTAAATATAGAAAAGCAAAGTTTTTATTGTTTTCAATTAGTTCAGCTATATTTTCAATTGCTGTATCATAATCATAGTTAGCTAATGTGAGTGTTTTTAGAGCTTCCTGGGCTGCAACTTTTTGAATTAAATTTTTTGCTTTGGAACGATGAATTAAATTTAATATTGAAATATCTTTTGAATTAAATTTATTTTTCTCAATTAAAAAATTCTCGTAATTAGCTAAAATATTTGATTCATTATCAAGATTTAAATACTGTTTGGAATATAATTTTGCTAAAAATGGAATTGAGTATCCAATATTTGCAGTTGAGTCTAATTTTTGATAACAGAGAGACATTTTAGTTAAATTAGGTATGCCTTCAATTCCAATTTCGTCTGACGTAAAATTACTTATATATACCAAATCGTCTAGATTTAAAAATTCCTCTTTTTCTGGAAGTGAAAATATGTACAATAAAGTTTTTTCAACGGTGCTTAATTTATCTATTGACCCTTTGAAGCAAAAATTTAAGATGCTTTCGTAAGATTTTCCATTTTTAATGTTATTAATAACATTTTCTATAGGAGTTCCATTTGCAATTTGATGGCATATTAATTGACCAGCAAGTGGCATTCCTTTAGTGTAATCATATAATTCATCAATTTTATTATTAAATAACTCAGTAAATTCAGGTTTGTCTTTTCCTGTAAATATTTTAAATTGGGAATTTAAAAATTTTGGAAATTCACTATCTTTTTCAAAACCATGAAGGTTAATTCGAGTTAGGTAAAAATCGCCTAGTGTTTCTCTTGTGGTTAATATTATTTTTAATGAAGCAGGCGAATTTTCCAAAAATTCAACTAACTGTGAATCATTAAGAGTTTCAAGATTGTCTATAATCAATAAAACTTTATTTTTAGATAAAAAGTCAGCAACATATTCTTCAATTTCTAAATCTTGTTCAAATTCCCATTCATCTAAAAGATTATTTTTGCTGATGAAATCATATATTTCAAGTATTAATTCTTTGTAACTTGCAATAAATTCAGTTAAATCTTTTATTCCATTTGGTGTATATTTGTTTCTTTTAGAACTTGTCCAAATGATAAAATCAAATTGTCTATTTTCTTGATTTTTTAATAACTGAGATGCATAATAGTGTACAAATGTTGTTTTACCGATGCCTCCAATACCATCAATTTGAATTATTCTATTATTAGCATGACTAATTTTATTTTCAAGATCAGTTAAATATTCTGTTCTTCCAATAAATTCATTGTATAATAGTGGCTGTGTAGTTATATTTTCAATAATATTAAAGTTTACACTTTTTTGTTTATAGAACAAACTATCAGCTTTAATTGATCGACTACCACGCCTACAATAAACATCACCCTTTCTGAATGTTGTAATATTTTTATCTGATTTATTTCCCCAACTTTTTTTTACATATTGCCCATCTCTTTTAAATGAAAGAATTTGTTGCTTTGTTGGTTCTACATAGATGACAAAGAAATAATTAGATTCAATTTCAACTGTATTTGAATAAATGTTAATTTCTCCATCAATATAATTGTCAAAAATATTTGAAAGATTGGCATCATCTATTTTATCGTCACTTCTTTCATCAAGTCCAATCCATTCTGAATCGTTGTTGACTCCATAAATTATGTATCCGCCTTTTGAATTAGCAAAAGAAAGAATATCTTTAACAAATTCAACCTTATCTTTAGTCTCTTTTATAGAGAAAACTTCTTTAAAATCTAAATCTGTGAATTCAGAATTTATTTTATAATTTTTGATTTTAAGAATCTGTTGTTCTGAAATTTTTTCTAAATGTTCAAGCATATTTTAGGTTCTATAATATGAAATGGTAATTTTTTAATCTCGATATTTATTATTTAATCTTTCAAACATAATTTCTTTAAAATAAAATTCCTTACGGAAAACCGTAAACAAGTCTATGTTTCCTTATTAAATTATTTTTTTGTGCTAAATATTATCTGTATAAATAACAAACATCGCATAAAATTCAAATTCCCCACCAAGTAAAAACCCCTGTTTTTCAAAAACAAAAACATTCAAAATTCTCCTCAAAAAACACAAAAAATCAACACTAGAATAATCAATAAATATTTCGTAATTTTGCAGTCCAATAAAAGGAATTAGAAAATGTTAGATAGACTTCAATATGTAAAGCAGCGTTTTGATGAGATTTCGGATTTGATTATTCAGCCGGATGTTATTGCTGATCAAAAGCGTTATGTGCAACTCAACCAAGAATATAAAAGCATAAAAGCTTTGGTTGAAAAGAGAGAAGAATACATTCTTGTTTTAGCCAATATTGACGAAGCAAACGAAATTATTGCTGACGGAAGCGATGCAGATATGGTTGAAATGGCCAAAATGCAGTTGGATGAAGCAAAAGAACGTTTACCGCAGCTAGAGGAGGAAATCAAATTTATGTTGATTCCTAAAGATCCTGAAGATGCTAAAAATGTTATGGTGGAGATCCGCGCCGGAACGGGTGGGGACGAAGCGAGTATTTTTGCTGGGGATTTGTTTAGAATGTATACTAAATATTGTGAAGCACAAGGATGGAGAACATCTGTTGTGGATATGAACGAAGGTACTTCTGGAGGTTTCAAAGAGGTTATTTTTGAGGTTTCGGGAGAGGATGTTTACGGTACTTTGAAGTTTGAAGCGGGTGTTCACCGTGTACAGCGTGTGCCGCAGACTGAAACGCAGGGTCGTGTGCATACATCGGCAGCTACTGTTATGGTTTTACCAGAAGCAGAGGAGTTTGATGTGCAGATCGATATGAACGATGTTCGTGTAGATTTCTTCTGTTCGTCTGGACCTGGAGGACAATCGGTAAATACTACGAAATCGGCTGTACGTTTAACGCACATTCCAACAGGATTGGTGGCACAATGTCAGGATCAGAAATCGCAGCATAAAAATAAAGATAAAGCGTTAACAGTTTTACGTTCTCGTTTATATGAAATGGAATTGGCAAAGAAAGAAGCTGAAGATGCTACAAAACGTACTTCTCAGGTAAGTTCTGGTGACCGTTCTGCTAAAATTCGTACCTATAACTATGCTCAAGGTCGTGTAACCGATCACAGAGTTGGTTTGACTCTTTACGACTTAGGAAACATTATGAATGGTGATATTCAGAAAATTGTTGCCGAGCTTCAATTGGTTAACAATATGGAGAAATTGAAAGAGGCGTCAGAAGTTTTTTAAACTGAGGTGCTGAGATTCTAAGATGCTAAGGTTCTAAGGTTCTAGGTTCTAAGGTTTTTAATCTTAGGTTCAAAGTTGCAGAGGTTCAGAGGTTTTTTCTTGAACTTATATATAAAATTTAAGCCGAACTTTGTTCGGCTTTTTTATTTTGAAGTTTAATAAATTTTAAATTTATTCAATTTTTTTGTTTTGAATATTGTCACCGTTTTTTTCGTTGGCTCATTCTATAAAGTAAAAGAGACTGCTTACTAATGTAAACAGTCTCTTTTGTTAAGGTTGAGATTTAAATTTCTATTATTTATAAAGACTTTACAAAATTTCGATAATCGAAATAAAAAACCTTAATAACTTAGAATCTTAGCACCTCAGAACCTCTAAAAATATAGTGAAGGTCTTATCTTCATCAACCGCTTTCCCCAATAAGCGTATGATGAAAGTTAGATACCTAGAAATACTCTCGTATATTCAAAACATTTATATAGATTAGAGTAAACGTATACACCATTTTTTAATACTATTTCGCTTAACTTTTCCATAATATAAAATTTAAGTTTGACAATTACTCTCTGGATGGTTCATATTGTGATGATTCTTCTTCTGAAGTTTCACTTGAAAATTCGTCTGATTCGTGATCGTGATGTGGTTTAGAAACCAGATTGGTTACGATAAGCTGTACAAGTGATCCCAATACTCCTTTGAACATTGAATCGCCTTTTCCGACGATGAATCTTTTTGCCAGATATCCAATTCCAATACTAATTGCAGACTGTGCCATGTGACTTTTAAAACCAACTGTTTCGTTAATTTCTTCAACAGTATTTCTAATTAAATTGATTGGTTTCAAATTCTCTTTGACATCCTCGATATGATCTTTGATGGCGCACCATTCTGAATCTTGACGGACTTCTAATTCTTGAATTTTTTGATTTAATTGATCAATAGTGTATATAGCCTCCATAGATTAGTCTTTTATAATTATTAATTAATTAAATCTTAATTCTTTGTTTCTTTTAAAATACTTGAAATAATAGTATTTCCAATAGGTGTTTTTATCAATTTATGATGTGATTTTACAATAACAACAGCAACAATTAAGTAAAAAAGTGCCATGATAAAAAATCCATAATAATATTCTCCAAGCAGTTGTCCAACCCATAAACTAATCCCTATATTAAGGAACAAAGTAAAAAATGCAACAACAATCCCGATTGCTATCTTAGATGCTAACGATGAAACACCGTCGGCAACTGAACATACTGTTTTTAGTTTTAATAATTCTAAACTTGTTTTAGCATAGTTTTCAGCTTTTTCATATAGATTTAAGTTCTCGTTTGTTGTTGCATTTGGTTCCATGATATAGGGTTTTATGGTTTGAAAAATTCACTTATTAATAGCTATTATATTAATAGTTTGTTTTTACAGTTTTAGCTTCATCTTTGATAGAATTGAAATCATCTTTCACTTGATTAAGTTTAGATTTTCCTTCTTCGATAATATCTTTACCGTTTGAAGTAATTGTGCTTACAATACCATCAAATTTTGTTTTAAGGTTATCTCCGTAATCTTTCGATTTATCTTTGATTTTTTTTCTTGTATTTGAACCTTTATCTGGTGCAAACAATACTCCTATAAACGCTCCCGCCGCTGCGGCTCCTAAAATTCCTAAAATTGTGCTACTAGTTTTCATAATAATTGATTTAATGGATTAATATTTAAAATTTGTTGATTTAATATTTAATTTAAATTTCTCGACCTTTAATAAGTCTTAGCAGTACTGCGATAATGGCAATAACTAACAGAATGTGAATAATACTTCCGAAACTGTAAACAAAGAACCCTAAAGCCCAAAGAATTACCAGAATCACTGCGATTGTATATAATAAATTTGACATGGCTTTTTATTTTAGTGGTTTATAATTAGTTCTCTTAATTTAACTTATACGAAAGGTATAATGTCAAATTGCTGTTTTTTGCATCTGGAATTGTGTAAGTTGTTCCTGCAACAGTTCTTTCTTTACCTACAGTTGTTAAACCATAATTGTAACGAACTCCAATGCTGATAGGATCAAAATCAACTCCAACACCTGCAGCAATACCTGCATCAAATTTGTTTAAATCATCTCTGTCAATTTCTTGGTCAAAATCAAAAGATCCGTCTCCTGTTACTTTAGAACTTACTAAGTAAGAAGCATAACCACCCGCATGTACATTAAAGTTTTTTGTAATATTTACTCTAACTAAAAGCGGAAGTTCAATATAATTTAATTTGAATTTTGTATTCCCGCTTGCAAAAGCATTGTTGTATTCAAATTCAGCACCTTTTGTAGTAAACAAAAGCTCTGGCTGAATCGCTACAAAATCTGAAATAGGAAGTGTAGCATAAACCCCGGCGTTAAAACCGTATAAAATATTATTGTCATCTACATCGTCTCCACTGCCATATAGGTTAGACATGTTGAATCCTCCTTTTACACCGAACTCGGTATTTACATTATTGTCTTGAGCGTGCAGCATTCCAAATGAAGCTGATAAAAAAAGTGTTAAGGCGCATAAAAAATTTGTTTGCATTTTCATAGTTAAAAAATTTAGTTAATTGATAGATAAATAGGCTCTTATACGTTTTGTATTGTTATTCTTTCGGTTTCCCTTAAGAGTTTATATTGTTCAGGTAAATACCTTGATACTAATTCTAGAATTTCTTTATCTTTTGTTTCTCTAGATATAGTTTCAAATAACTTAATCTGGCCGCTTAAAGCATCTTTCATTGCGCTTAAATAAACATCGTTAAATTCACTGCCATTTGCATCTATGAGGTTGTACAGGTCTCTTTTGTGTGTGGCATTAATTTCAGTAATAACAATGAGCTTTAATGTTGCCATTTTTGTTATTTCGCCCAGGATTTGATTTTCATGAATTTCTATTCTCTTACTCAATTCCTGAACTATGGTGTCTGAACTTTTTTGTTGTGCAATTTGACTTTTAGAAATAATTGACTTACTAGCATTCGCCGTTGAAATAAAGAAATAAGCTTCTGTTTCTTCTCTTTCTGTTATTGCTAAAGCTTGGTTCTTAAAAGTGTTTTCTATCGGATTTATTTTTCTGCAAGACGTGATGCATAATAATAGTACCAGTAAGAAAAACACTTTAAAAATTGAAGCTTTTAAGGGGGATTTTGCTTTCATTATCACTTCTTAAAGTATTACATTACAAAGATGCTAACGAATGAAACATTTTACTTTACAGCATAAAAAAGAAACTTTATATAATTCCCATAGTAGAATTATTTTTATAGTTTAACCTTTAAAATTCAGGTGATTAGTTGGGTTTGGTAGAACGCAAAAAAAAAAAGAAATCACAGAATTTTCTATGATTTCTTTTTTTATTTTAATTAAAACCGTTGATTTTTTTTCTTACAATTGTATAATTGCGCAACCAGTTTTTGAGATTAGGTTTTTGCAACTGTTAATTGCCCTATATAATTGTATAAGAAAACTGAAAATTTTATATTTTTAGTCTGGAAGAAAAACAGTAAAAACAGATCCTTCGCCTATAGTGCTGTCGGCAATAATGTGTCCTTTATGGTTCTCTACAATTTTTTTACAGATGGCTAACCCGATTCCAGTTCCAGGATAATCTGTTTTAGAATGCAGACGTTGAAAAAGAATAAAAATCGTTTCTTTAAACTGCGGATCAAATCCCATTCCGTTGTCTGTAAAAGATATTTTATGAAATTTCTTTACAGATTGTTCCAGTATTTCAGGATAATCAGATGAGCTTACTTTTTCGCTTGAAATAGAAATTACAGGTTCAACATTTGGTCGGCTGTACTTTAATGAGTTTCCAATTAAATTAATAAACAATTGTTCTATCTGATAAGGAATTACAGCCAGCTTAGGAAGTTTATTACTTTGAATAACTGCTTTCTTTTCTTCAATAATTTCAGCCAATTCAGATTCGGCATTATCCAGCAGTTCATTCAAATTCATTTTAATAAACTCCTTTTTGGTTGTATTCGTTCTCGAAAATAAAAGTAGATCGTCAATTAAAACGCGCATTCTTTTTGCTGAGCTTTCGATTTTATAAATATAATTTTTAGCACTTTCAGACATTATATCCTTATCAGCATCAGAAACTCTAGAAATAAAAGTTTGGATTTTTCGAAGCGGTTCCTGTAAGTCGTGACTTGCCACATGATTAAAAGAAGCCAGTTCTTTATTGCTTTTTTCTAATTCTTTATTTCGTTCTTGAAGTTCTATATTTAATAAATGTTCATCAGTAATATCAAAATTAATTCCCAGTAAAATTTTACTTCCTTGCTGGTCAGTTACAATTTTACCGGTTGTCTTGAAGTAGCGAACCTCATAATCTGATCGAACAATTTTATAATACACAAACGGAAGCTGTTTTTTATCAACAACTCCATCCATATATTTAGCAAATGTTTCTTTGTCGTCTGGATGAACAAATTTTAAAAGTGTTGCTTTATTTGGTACAAAAGATTTTGGTTCAAAACCTAACAAACGATATTGATTGTCTGAATAATCAATTTTATCGGCATCCAAATCCCATTGCCAAGTACTGAAATTACCAATGCTTTCAGATTCTGCAATCAGTCCATTTGAGATAAGAAGTCTTTTGTTGAAAATCTTTAGGCGTTGAAAATCTCGGCTGATTTGTCGGTAAGCCAGTAAAATGAAACTCAATGCAGCTAAAAATAAGGAAATCGAAAAAAGAGGACTTAATGAAATTTCTGAATCGTAAATTTTAAGTCTTTTTTTTAGAAAAGTCTTTTCGATATCATTCATTTCATCTACTTTAAAACGAATGTTTTCCATCAAGATTCTTCCGCCAAACATATGATTATCTAATTTTCTTTTATCGTATGTTTTAGGATCGCTGTATTTTAAACAGTTTTCAAAAGAAACAAATCGCTGCGTGATGAGTTTAAAAAGTTTTTGAAGATTGCGCTGTTGCTGCGGATTATCGGCAGTTAGTTTTTTTAAAGTGATAAAAGAAGTATTCACTTTATCGCGCGAATAAATGTAAGGGGTTAAAAAACGGGCATTGCGAGTGATGATATACCCTCGCTGGCCCGTTTCTGCATCTTTAATAGCCGACATTAAACGCTCTAGCTGGATGTTAATTTCGTAAGTATGCATAACCAATTTACTTGATTCGTTCAAGTCTTGATTATGTTTGTAAGCAATTGAAGAAAGAAATAACAGGATGAAAACTGCGATTACAAAAATAACTCTCAAAGAGTTTGAAGAATTAAAATTTGGTATCCACTTCATTATAGTATGCTCTTATTTTAGTCGCAGCAAGAAATTATCACGGTTTAAACCTGAAGTATGATAATGCCAGTTTACGGTCACGACTTCATTAATTATTTTTTTAAGCGTATTGAAATCGCTCGGTTTTTTAATGTAAATATTTGCGCCTTGAATAAATGTATCTTCGATATCTTCTTCAGAAGAAGATGTTGAGTAAATAGCAATGATTATATCTTTTAGACGATCTGTTTTTTTGATTTCAATTAAACATTCTTTACCTGTTTTTTTCGGCATGTTCAAATCTAGAAACAAAATATCTGGAAGTTTATTGTCTGTGTTCATTAAATGATCCATCAGCTGCATTCCGTCATGAACGAAACTTACATTCGTTTGTATTTTGATTTCCTCAAAAGCATCTTTAAAAAAAAGACGGTCATCTTCATCATCATCAGCTAGTAAAATGTGTAATGCGTTTTTCTGCATTTGATCGTGGTATTTGGGTTTTTATTTTAAATTTTCTCTTCGTTTCTTAATAATTCTCTGAAAAGCAGATGGAGTAATTCCAGTTGTGTTTTTAAACTGCGTACTCAAGTGCGCAACACTGGAGTAATTTAGTAAAAAAGCTATTTCTGTCAAACTCATTTCGTTGATAATTATCAACTGTTTTGCTCTTTCGATTTTTTGTAAAATAATAAAGTTTTCAATAGAAGAATATGTCACTTCTGAGAAAACATTTGATAAATAGCCGTAACTATGATTTAGCTTCTCTGCTAAAAACACAGAACTTTTATAATTATTACTGTCATCCATAAAAACAAGCTCGATAATCGCGTCTTTTATTTTTTGGACTAATACACTTTTTTGATTTTCAACTACTTCAAAACCGCACGGAGTTAATTTATTTTTTAAATTCTCTAATGCTTCGGCATCAAGATTATCTTCAATCTCAATTTCTCCAAATCCCAGAGTTGTAAAATTAATATTATTTTGTTCCAGGTTTTGTTTTAAATAAAGAGAGCAAATCGTGTTAATGTCAAACTTTATAAATAGTTTCATTTTATGGAAATTTGGTTAAAGATACTTAATTTATTTGGTGTTTTTGCGTAAAAATAACTTAGAATTACAAGTTGAATGCATTTTAAAATAAAATTTTCAAAAAAATACCGTCTAATATTTTTTACTAGACGGTATTTCCTGATTGAGTTGCAAGGATTTACAAATCAGACAGCATTTGATGGAATTCTTCTTTCGTTTTTCCTAATTTTTGCTGAAGTCTTCCGTACATTTCGTCTTCTTTTCCTTCAGCAAACATCAAATCGTCATCTGTTAATTCAGCATATTTTTGCTTTAATTTTCCTTTTAACTCATTCCAGTTTCCTTTTATCTCGGTAGTATTCATGGTGTCTTTTGTTTGAAATTATTAATAATGTAAAGTTGCAACTTCTAAAAGAGGTTTGCGTTACATTAATTTTTAAGACTGTTGTATAATTTTCATCCCAATTTAATAATTTGAATAACTTAAATTTTAATTACAACTAGAATTAAAAATTAAAAAAATTAAAAATTAAAAATTAAAAAATTAGAATTAACAATTAACAATTAACAATTAAACCTGATACCTCCTCAAGATCCAAGCCATTTTTTCGTGCTCTTGCAAA contains:
- a CDS encoding CsbD family protein, with product MNTTEIKGNWNELKGKLKQKYAELTDDDLMFAEGKEDEMYGRLQQKLGKTKEEFHQMLSDL
- a CDS encoding response regulator, whose translation is MQKNALHILLADDDEDDRLFFKDAFEEIKIQTNVSFVHDGMQLMDHLMNTDNKLPDILFLDLNMPKKTGKECLIEIKKTDRLKDIIIAIYSTSSSEEDIEDTFIQGANIYIKKPSDFNTLKKIINEVVTVNWHYHTSGLNRDNFLLRLK
- a CDS encoding DUF4142 domain-containing protein encodes the protein MKAKSPLKASIFKVFFLLVLLLCITSCRKINPIENTFKNQALAITEREETEAYFFISTANASKSIISKSQIAQQKSSDTIVQELSKRIEIHENQILGEITKMATLKLIVITEINATHKRDLYNLIDANGSEFNDVYLSAMKDALSGQIKLFETISRETKDKEILELVSRYLPEQYKLLRETERITIQNV
- a CDS encoding CHASE3 domain-containing protein — translated: MKWIPNFNSSNSLRVIFVIAVFILLFLSSIAYKHNQDLNESSKLVMHTYEINIQLERLMSAIKDAETGQRGYIITRNARFLTPYIYSRDKVNTSFITLKKLTADNPQQQRNLQKLFKLITQRFVSFENCLKYSDPKTYDKRKLDNHMFGGRILMENIRFKVDEMNDIEKTFLKKRLKIYDSEISLSPLFSISLFLAALSFILLAYRQISRDFQRLKIFNKRLLISNGLIAESESIGNFSTWQWDLDADKIDYSDNQYRLLGFEPKSFVPNKATLLKFVHPDDKETFAKYMDGVVDKKQLPFVYYKIVRSDYEVRYFKTTGKIVTDQQGSKILLGINFDITDEHLLNIELQERNKELEKSNKELASFNHVASHDLQEPLRKIQTFISRVSDADKDIMSESAKNYIYKIESSAKRMRVLIDDLLLFSRTNTTKKEFIKMNLNELLDNAESELAEIIEEKKAVIQSNKLPKLAVIPYQIEQLFINLIGNSLKYSRPNVEPVISISSEKVSSSDYPEILEQSVKKFHKISFTDNGMGFDPQFKETIFILFQRLHSKTDYPGTGIGLAICKKIVENHKGHIIADSTIGEGSVFTVFLPD
- a CDS encoding porin family protein, whose product is MKMQTNFLCALTLFLSASFGMLHAQDNNVNTEFGVKGGFNMSNLYGSGDDVDDNNILYGFNAGVYATLPISDFVAIQPELLFTTKGAEFEYNNAFASGNTKFKLNYIELPLLVRVNITKNFNVHAGGYASYLVSSKVTGDGSFDFDQEIDRDDLNKFDAGIAAGVGVDFDPISIGVRYNYGLTTVGKERTVAGTTYTIPDAKNSNLTLYLSYKLN
- a CDS encoding PD-(D/E)XK nuclease family protein, yielding MLTNQYYNKKKMLQLLEKIKILNKYQKEISVLSSEERFNIFRICGVNHYEVTHSAILTELLSNNSSHNFGNKFFIAFLKILKKENLLSEDYHFSLNNIKVIPEFSIGELGRIDILIKNNDQCLVIENKIYANDQKDQLKRYETYAKNNFEDYKLFYLTLFGDDASDNSAQDSNYTTVSYSHTIISWLERCVEISAKNPVIRETLIQYINHLKFLTNNTSLSKMNNEIIELLSQSENIEATFTIGERLNDVKNHLINKILLPQLNDLCKEFNLVNESDEYDRVNTSWAGFQITNPEWNFFKIALEFEARGLRNSIIGLTYINRDNRKDETLEILKGKFKGNNKNWVWNDFSKYNSWNKDAMIAIKNGEMKNIFKTEIENILSKTKGLEM
- a CDS encoding AraC family transcriptional regulator codes for the protein MKLFIKFDINTICSLYLKQNLEQNNINFTTLGFGEIEIEDNLDAEALENLKNKLTPCGFEVVENQKSVLVQKIKDAIIELVFMDDSNNYKSSVFLAEKLNHSYGYLSNVFSEVTYSSIENFIILQKIERAKQLIIINEMSLTEIAFLLNYSSVAHLSTQFKNTTGITPSAFQRIIKKRRENLK
- a CDS encoding YtxH domain-containing protein, whose amino-acid sequence is MKTSSTILGILGAAAAGAFIGVLFAPDKGSNTRKKIKDKSKDYGDNLKTKFDGIVSTITSNGKDIIEEGKSKLNQVKDDFNSIKDEAKTVKTNY
- the prfA gene encoding peptide chain release factor 1; this encodes MLDRLQYVKQRFDEISDLIIQPDVIADQKRYVQLNQEYKSIKALVEKREEYILVLANIDEANEIIADGSDADMVEMAKMQLDEAKERLPQLEEEIKFMLIPKDPEDAKNVMVEIRAGTGGDEASIFAGDLFRMYTKYCEAQGWRTSVVDMNEGTSGGFKEVIFEVSGEDVYGTLKFEAGVHRVQRVPQTETQGRVHTSAATVMVLPEAEEFDVQIDMNDVRVDFFCSSGPGGQSVNTTKSAVRLTHIPTGLVAQCQDQKSQHKNKDKALTVLRSRLYEMELAKKEAEDATKRTSQVSSGDRSAKIRTYNYAQGRVTDHRVGLTLYDLGNIMNGDIQKIVAELQLVNNMEKLKEASEVF
- a CDS encoding lmo0937 family membrane protein, whose product is MSNLLYTIAVILVILWALGFFVYSFGSIIHILLVIAIIAVLLRLIKGREI
- a CDS encoding ATP-binding protein translates to MLEHLEKISEQQILKIKNYKINSEFTDLDFKEVFSIKETKDKVEFVKDILSFANSKGGYIIYGVNNDSEWIGLDERSDDKIDDANLSNIFDNYIDGEINIYSNTVEIESNYFFVIYVEPTKQQILSFKRDGQYVKKSWGNKSDKNITTFRKGDVYCRRGSRSIKADSLFYKQKSVNFNIIENITTQPLLYNEFIGRTEYLTDLENKISHANNRIIQIDGIGGIGKTTFVHYYASQLLKNQENRQFDFIIWTSSKRNKYTPNGIKDLTEFIASYKELILEIYDFISKNNLLDEWEFEQDLEIEEYVADFLSKNKVLLIIDNLETLNDSQLVEFLENSPASLKIILTTRETLGDFYLTRINLHGFEKDSEFPKFLNSQFKIFTGKDKPEFTELFNNKIDELYDYTKGMPLAGQLICHQIANGTPIENVINNIKNGKSYESILNFCFKGSIDKLSTVEKTLLYIFSLPEKEEFLNLDDLVYISNFTSDEIGIEGIPNLTKMSLCYQKLDSTANIGYSIPFLAKLYSKQYLNLDNESNILANYENFLIEKNKFNSKDISILNLIHRSKAKNLIQKVAAQEALKTLTLANYDYDTAIENIAELIENNKNFAFLYLIKGKIEENGIYSDSYERSKKEFKLATEIDDTFLEAYIELGYLEFKSRFGKPKNAKEIVNNSIAYFLKAYQLDDKDQRVCLGLAQAYTYKATKTSFTSSKQTRIELAKIANEYFEKSYHRNEELTSSQIHSNSIAAFNNAINYRNNIRDNKKALEICSFGLKSDPDNYKLLSLKKELEEKIIGEKYYEDPKKYIKDQLVDKGWKLKL